GCATCGCGACGCTCGCCGCGACGGTGATCGTGGTGGGGGCGTGGACGGCCCGCGTACGGCCGGACGACACGCTGGCGGTGCTGTCCTCGGACGATCAGGTGTCCCGCACGGTCGCCTATCACGAGCCCGACGGGTACGTCGTCGAGATCCCCGCCGGATGGGTGCGGGCGGACGAGAAGGACGGGGTCCACTGGCACGATCCCGCGAACGGCCGGCACCTGCGCATCACACCCGTGAGGGGAGACCCGCTGACCGGCCTGCGCGAGGCCGAACGCGACGCCACGCACTCCGGGACGTACCCCGGCTACCGTAGGCTCCGCCTGGAGGCCGCGCCGGAGGTGGCCAGGGACGCGGCCGAATGGGAGTTCATCACACGGGGCGCGCACCGCCTGACCAGCCGCATGGCGGGCTACGAGTTCCAGTTCTCCGCTCCGGAGCGCCGGTGGACGCCGGGACAGCGGCTCTACGACGCCATCCTCAGGACGTTCCGCTCCTGAGAGTCAGGGGGCTCAGCCGCTCTGCTGCTGGACCTGCAGCAGGATCTCGGCGTTGGAGGTGGTGCTCTTGACCTTCTCCAGCAGCAGCTCGATGGCCTGCTGCGGGTCGAGGGAGTGCAGCAGCCGGATCAGCCGCCAGGTGAGGGCCAGCTCCTGCGGCGACATGAGGAGCTCGTCGCGGCGGGTGCTGGAGGCGAGGACGTCCACGGCCGGGAAGATGCGCTTGTCGGCCAGGTGCCGATCGAGCTTCAGCTCCATGTTGCCGGTGCCCTTGAACTCCTCGAAGAACACGTCGTCCATCCGCGACCCGGTGTCGACCAGCGCGGTGGCCAGGATCGTCAGGGACCCGCCGTTCTCGATGTTGCGCGCGGCGCCGAAGAACTTCTTCGGCGGGTAGATCGCGGTGGTCGCCACGCCGCCGGCCAGGATGCGGGAGCTGGACGGGGCCGCCAGGTTGTAGGCGCGGCCGAGCCGGGTGATGGAGTCGAGCAGCATCACCACGTCGTGGCCCTGCTCGACGAGCCGCTTGGCCCGTTCGACGGCCAGCTCGGCGACGGCGGTGTGCTCCTCGGCGGGCCGGTCGAAGGTCGAGTAGATGATCTCGCCCTGCACCGTCCGCTTCATGTCGGTGACCTCTTCGGGCCGCTCGTCGATGAGGACGACCATGAGGTGGCAGTCGGGGTTGTTGGTGGCGATCGCGTTGGCGAGGGCCTGCAGCATCATGGTCTTGCCGACCTTGGGCGGCGAGACGACGAGGCCGCGCTGACCCTTGCCGATGGGGGCGACGAGGTCGATGATGCGGGTCGCGGCGGCCCCGGTGTCGAGCCGCAGCCGCTCCTGGGGGAACAGCGGGGTCAGCTCGCCGAACTCGGCCCGGGCGGCCCCGGGGACGTCCCCGTTCACCGCCTCGACGCGGATCAGCGCGGGGAACTTCTCGCGCGCGGTGCGGGGCTGCTTGGCCGAGCCGGTCACGACGTCGCCGGGCCGGAGCCCGAACGACTTGACCTGGGCGAGCGACACGTACACGTCCTCCGGACCCGGCAGGTAGCCGGAGGTGCGCACGAAGGCGTGCTTGTCCTGGACGGCGAGCACTCCGGAGAACGAGGTGATGTGGCCGCCCTCGTCACCGGGGTGCCGCTGCTCGGGCACGGCGGACTGACCGGTCGCCGCGGTGCGCGGTGGCGCGGTGGTCGTCAATGCGTGGTCCTTAGGTTGGGGATGGCTCGCGTGCGCGCTGCCGAACGCGCATGAGGCACGCGGACCGGGAGAAGAATGTGATCACCGAGCTCTCAGATCGCCCGGGACTTGGAGAAGCACCCTCACCGCCTCTATCGAGCGGGAATGACCGGTGCTCCGGACAAGGTACCACAGGAGGGACGACGCCGAACAGCCCCGCACGCCCGTGGCCGAGGGGCCCCGATCGTGGGCGGAATGGCCGGGTTCGGCCGTTTGCGGGGGTGGTCCGTACCCGCGCGACTACCCAGCGGTAGGGTCCCGCGCATGCGACGGATCATCCTCACCGCGGTGCTGTCCGGTCTGGTCCTGACGGGATGCGGATCGAGCGACGACGACCCCAAGGACCCGCCCGCGGCCACCGCCCCCGGCACGGGCGGCGGCGGGGGCGCCGTACCGCCCTCCGGCGACGGCGGCACGGGCTCGGTGACCCCCCAGAAGCTCCAGGCGTTCCTCTCCGACGTCGCGAAGATCGACGCCGGCCTCGCCGCCAAGCCGGACCAGAGCCTGACGGTCGCCCTCGCCGTCTGCAAGGACCTCACGTCCGGCAAGAACGACGCCGCCGCCGCCGGAGCGGCCTCGGCCCGGCTCAGCGCCGGCGCCGGCGTCGACCTGGAACTCGAACCCTCCAAGCGCTTCGTCCAAGCCGCCAAGACCCACATCTGCAGGCCCTGACCGCACCCCGCGTCCTTCGAAGCCCGAGGTCGTGACCGGGGCGTTTGGGGTCGCATGGGGATCTTTAGACTGCGGGCATGACCATCGACGCATACGTGGCCGAGTTGAGGCGGGCGATCGTGGGGCCGTCGCGCCTCAAGCGGGACATGGTCGTCGAGGCTCGGGACGGGTTGGAGGACGCCGCGGAGGCGCTGCGGGCCGAAGGGGTGCCCGCGGCGGAGGCCGAGCGTCTGGCGGTGGTCGCGTTCGGGACCGTTCGCGAGGTCGCCCCCGGATACCAGGAGGAGCTGACGGCGTCCGCCGGGCGGCGGCTGGGGCTGCTGCTGGCGGTGGCGGGGCCGATGACCTGGGTGATCTGGTGGGCGACCTGGCGGTTGTTCCCGGTGGAGATCGGCGCCTGGGGGGAGCATCCGGGCTGGGCGCCCGTGGTCGACGCGATGCTGGACGGGCTCCATCTGTTCTCGGGGGTGCTGGGCGTGCTGATCGTGGCCGCCCTGACCCGGCGGGGGCGGCGGTGGTCGGTGGGGAGGACGCGGCTCGTGGCGCGGCTCGCGGGGGCGTACGTGTCGCTGCTGGTGGTGCTGACGTTCGTGCTGGTGCTGCCGCTGTTGTCGTTGGGGGACACCGGTGCCGATGGGTACCGGAACACGCCGTGGACGGTCGCCACGGCCGCCTCGGCGGTGTTGATGGGCTTGCAGGTGCGCGGTGCGCGACGGTGCCTGCGACTCAGCCGCCTCCCGACGGCCTGATCTTCGTCAGGGGTTCGGCGGGGGACAGGACGGTGCCGATGGTGTCGGCGAACGCGCGCCAGGCGCTGCGTTCGCCCTCGAGGCGGCGGCGGCCGGCCGCGGTGAGTCGGTAGGTGCGGCGGCGACGGCCGCCGACGGTCGCCCATGCGCTGGTCAGCTCGCCGGTGCGCTCCAGTCTGCGCAGCGCCGGGTAGACGGTGCCGGTCGGAACGGCCAGCGCGCCGCCGCTGCGGGCGCTCAACGCCTCGATGATGGCGTATCCGTGCAGGGGCTCGTGCTCGAGCACCGAGAGCAGGAGCGCGTCGAGGTGACCGCGAAGCGCGTCGGGGTTCACGTCCCTCATGCTAGGTCTTGGAGCGACATGTAGGCAGCCTATATGTAGACTGCCTACACAAGCACTGGTCGACAACGGAGCCGACGACCGATGGACGTCCTTGATCTCGCGCGGCTGCAGTTCGCCGTGACGGCCGGACTGCACTTCCTGTTCGTGGTGTTCACGCTCGGGATGGCGCCGGTCGTCGCGGTCCTGAACACCCGGTGGGCGCTGTCCGGAGACCCGCTGTACGAGCGGATGACCCGGTTCTGGGGCCAGGTCTATGTCATCAACTACGCGCTGGGCATCGTCACCGGCCTGGTGATGGAGTTCCAGTTCGGGCTGAGCTGGAGCGGGCTGTCGCACTACGCGGGCGACGTGTTCGGCGCGCCGCTGGCGGTGGAGACGATGGTGGCCTTCTTCCTGGAGTCCACGTTCCTGGGGTTGTGGATCTTCGGATGGCATCGGCTGCCGCGCCGGGCCCACCTGGCCTGCATCTGGGCGGTGACGCTGACCGCCTATGCCAGCGCGTTCTGGATCATGGTGGCCAACTCGTTCCTGCAGAACCCGGCGGGCGCGACCGTCGAGGGCGATCGGCTGGCGCTGACCGACCTCGGGGCCCTGCTGACCAACAAGGCGCTGGTGTTCGCGTTCCCGCACGTGGCCGGGGCCGGGCTGACGGCCGGGGCGTTCGTGCTGATGGGGGCGAGCGCGTACCACCTGTGGCGGCGCACCGAGGAGCGGGAGTTCTTCACCAAGTCGCTGCGGACCGGGGTGTGGCTGGCGGCGGTGGGGCTCTTCGTGGCCGTCGGGTTCGGGTTCGCGCAGTTCGGCGTGGTGCCGGAGGGCAAGTTCGACGGCGGGGGAGCGGGTGTCGGGCTCGGTTTCATGATCCTCATCGGGCAGTTGCTCTTCATGCTCGTGCTGTTCTTCCTGCTCCCGGTGATCCGGTGGGCGCCGCACTGGCGATGGCTGCATCCGGTGCTGATCGCGATGACGCCGCTGCCGTTCCTCACGGCGATCCTCGGCTGGATCGCCCGGGAGATGGGGCGTCACCCGTGGATGGTGCGCGATCGGCTCACCGTGGCCGACGCGATGTCCCCCGGGCTGACCTCGGGGATGGTCACCGCCTCGCTGATCGGCTTCACCCTCGTGCTCAGCCTGCTGGCGGTCGTCGACTACGTCCTCATCGCGCGCGTCATCCGCCGGGGACCGGGTGAGATCGCGCTCGGCGCGCCCGCCGAGCGGCCCGAGCCCGAGCCGGAGCAGCCCGACCGCGT
The DNA window shown above is from Thermomonospora umbrina and carries:
- a CDS encoding permease prefix domain 1-containing protein; the protein is MTIDAYVAELRRAIVGPSRLKRDMVVEARDGLEDAAEALRAEGVPAAEAERLAVVAFGTVREVAPGYQEELTASAGRRLGLLLAVAGPMTWVIWWATWRLFPVEIGAWGEHPGWAPVVDAMLDGLHLFSGVLGVLIVAALTRRGRRWSVGRTRLVARLAGAYVSLLVVLTFVLVLPLLSLGDTGADGYRNTPWTVATAASAVLMGLQVRGARRCLRLSRLPTA
- a CDS encoding PadR family transcriptional regulator gives rise to the protein MNPDALRGHLDALLLSVLEHEPLHGYAIIEALSARSGGALAVPTGTVYPALRRLERTGELTSAWATVGGRRRRTYRLTAAGRRRLEGERSAWRAFADTIGTVLSPAEPLTKIRPSGGG
- a CDS encoding DUF732 domain-containing protein encodes the protein MRRIILTAVLSGLVLTGCGSSDDDPKDPPAATAPGTGGGGGAVPPSGDGGTGSVTPQKLQAFLSDVAKIDAGLAAKPDQSLTVALAVCKDLTSGKNDAAAAGAASARLSAGAGVDLELEPSKRFVQAAKTHICRP
- a CDS encoding cytochrome ubiquinol oxidase subunit I, giving the protein MDVLDLARLQFAVTAGLHFLFVVFTLGMAPVVAVLNTRWALSGDPLYERMTRFWGQVYVINYALGIVTGLVMEFQFGLSWSGLSHYAGDVFGAPLAVETMVAFFLESTFLGLWIFGWHRLPRRAHLACIWAVTLTAYASAFWIMVANSFLQNPAGATVEGDRLALTDLGALLTNKALVFAFPHVAGAGLTAGAFVLMGASAYHLWRRTEEREFFTKSLRTGVWLAAVGLFVAVGFGFAQFGVVPEGKFDGGGAGVGLGFMILIGQLLFMLVLFFLLPVIRWAPHWRWLHPVLIAMTPLPFLTAILGWIAREMGRHPWMVRDRLTVADAMSPGLTSGMVTASLIGFTLVLSLLAVVDYVLIARVIRRGPGEIALGAPAERPEPEPEQPDRVLSH